Below is a genomic region from Hippea sp. KM1.
ATCCCGTTGGTGGAAAGGGTCAGGATTCCCTTAATATCTATGGCATCAAGCTATAAGATAACAACACCCACAAAGAGATGGGTATTCAAAACGGCACCGTCTGATAGCTTAGCCGTTGAGAGGCTTTACAGCTATCTAAGGGATAAAAACATAAGCAAAATAGCCATACTTACAGCAGAAACAGGATTCGGTGAAAGTGGAAGGGAAGAGCTTAAAAAATTGGCATCCAAATACAACATAGAGATACTGGCGGATGAGACATTTGCCGCCACAGACACAAACATGACGCCTCAGCTTATTAAGATAAAAAACATCAAGGGTGTTGAAGCTATTGTATGCTGGGGGACAAACCCAGGGCCAGCATCTGTGGCAAAGAACGCCAAGGAGCTTGGCATAAAGATACCGTTATTCATGAGCCACGGCGTTGCATCCAAGAGGTTTATACAGCTTGCAGGTGATGCAGCAGAAGGGATAATCCTGCCTGTGGGCAAACTACTTGTCGCAGAACAACTGCCAAAAACAGATCCCCAGAGGGATGTGCTTTTGTCTTACAAGGCGATGTATGAGAAGAAATTTGGGCCGGTATCCACATTTGGTGGTCATGCATACGATGCGATTATGATGCTGAAAGAGGCCCTAAAGAAAGCCCATACGAGATCTCAAATCAGGGATGAGCTGGAAAAAATAAGGCATTTTGTGGGTATAACCGGCGTGTTTAGCTACTCAAAAGACAATCATGCAGGATTAAATCCAAGCGACTTCTGTATCGTAAGGATAGAAAACGGCAACTGGAAGCTTATTGCTTATTAACCTTTAAGCTGTCCTTCTTAAGAAGGTATTTCTGAAAGATGGTTGCAGCCTTCTTGGGCTGCATCTTTGAGATTATCGCACCCGCCTGTCGTGGCCGCATAAACACCAAGATCTGTGCGGCCACATCCTCATTCATTTGGGAGAGCTCCTCTGCGGCCGCCTGGGGTTTGGCAGCCGAGTATATCTGAGCAAGCTTCTTTATCTTCTCATCCGCAATCTGTTTCTGCAAACCCTCAAGCTCCTTCTGCTTCTTGCTAAGATAATCCTCAACCTGCTTTTTTATGTTTGCAAAATAGTCATCGGCCTCTTTTTTCTTCTTCTTGGCATATTCGTCAGCTTCCTTCTTCGTGTTCTTGGCATACTGCTCTATCTCCTTCTTCTTCTGTTCTATCTCCTTTTCCTGTTTATCCAGTTGAGCCTTTAGCTTTTCAAGCTTTGCTATCTTCTTATCAATAAGCTGCTGTAAGCTCTTTAGCTCATTGATCTTTTCAACTATGCTGCTTAGCTGCTGGGTATCCTTTCCATAGGAAGCAGAAGAAAAAAGCAGTATGCTAATTATTAGAAATCCTGCTAACAGCGACCTTAACATTGGCAACCTCATCTAAAAACTTAACCTCTTCCCTAAGGCTTGATACCCTGTATTCCTCCCTGGCCTTCTCCTTTAGCTTCTCAAGCTTCTTCTTCTCCTTAAGCAGATTCTCAGCCTCCTTAACATACTCCTGTTTCATTTTTTCCAATGCCTCTATCTGCTGCCTTGTTAAATCAATGGCATTAAGCGTTTTTTCTATATTTTCGTTTAAAAACATAACCATATTCCTGTCTATCTCATCAGCCTCCAATACCTCAAATAGCCTCTTCTTTCTGCCTTCGTTTTCAAGAAGAAGCCTTGATAGCTTCTCTTTCTTTGAGTTTATCTCTTTCTCAATAAGTGCTATCTGAACCCTCTTTTCATCCAACAATCTGCTTTTGATCTTCAGAAGCTTCTCAAACTTAAACGCAAACATCAATCAAATATCCTTCTCATCAGGTTCAAGGTATCCTCAAAGGAATAACTCTCATCAACCCCTTGAGCCAAAAACCCCTCAATCCTGTCTATATACTTTATAGCCTCGTCTATATCCTTATTGCTCCCCTTCACATAAGCACCGATATTGATTAAATCCTCTGCATCGGCGTATACGGATAGAACCCTTCTTATTCTCAATGCCAACTCCTTATGCTGTTGTGAGGCTATGGAGTTCATCAGTCTGGATATACTCTTTAGGACATCTATAGCCGGATACCTTCCCCTTTCTGCTATCTTCCTGGATAGAACAATATGGCCATCGAGTATCGAACGTGACGCATCGGCTATAGGCTCCATAAGGTCATCACCATCGACCAATACCGTATAGATGGCTGTGATAGATCCCGTATTGAAATTACCGGCCCTTTCCATAAGACGGGGCAGAAGCGTAAATACACTGGGCGTATAACCCTTTGTGGTGGGTGGCTCGCCAACGGCCAGCCCAATCTCTCTCTGCGCCATGGCAAATCTGGTCACCGAATCCATCATAAGCATAACATCGGCGCCCTTATCCTTAAAAAACTCCGCAATGGATGTGGCCACAAATGCACCCTCCCTCCTTAGAAGCGGAGCCTCATCGCTTGTTGCCACCACAACCACGCTCTTTTTAAGCCCCTCCTCCTTCAAATCCCTCTCTATAAACTCACGCACCTCTCTGCCACGCTCACCAATTAAGGCAATAACATTCACATCGGCAGAGCTATTCCTTGCTATCATACCAAGCAGCGTGCTTTTACCCACACCACTGCCTGCGAATATACCAACCCTCTGACCCTTTCCCAGACTAAGAAGCCCATCAATGGCCTTTACACCCACAGATAGAGGCTGATCTATAATCTTTCTTTCAAGCGGAGGCACGGGTTTGGGATAAACAGGATAATACTCATCAACCCGAATGGGTCCTTTGGAATCAATAGGCCTGCCCAAGGCGTTGACAACCCTGCCCAATAGCCCATCACTCACAGGGACACTCAAACCCCTTCCTTCTGACTTAACCAGGCTGTGCGATTTTATACCATCAAGAACGCCAAGCGGCATCAATACAACGCCGTCCTCATCAAAACCCACAACCTCTGAGTCGATCCAGCCCTCATCCGTTTCTATCTTGCACACATCGCCTATCTTCACATTCTTAGGCCCTGTTGATTTTATTGTAATGCCTGCAACCTTTTTTATCCTGCCGTATGTGACTATTAGATTGGAACTGTCTATCGCCTTCTTTAGCTTCAGTATATTACTCATTTACCATCGAGTTTTTTATTTGCTTAAGTTTTGTATCAACACTGGCATCTATAACATTGCCGTTTTCTTCCTCTATAATCAATGAGCCCTTGGGTAAGCTGTCATCCTCAACAACCTCAACGGTTTTGCTCTCATCCAGATTGACCCCTTTGACAAACTGGGCATCCTCAGGATTAAGCTTAACCTTTAGTTTTTTTGTCTCTGCTAACCCCAAAGCCTCCCTAACCATGTTTTTAATCACATCCCTATCTGAGTCAAGCTCCTTGGCTATAACCTTCTTTGCTATATTCAAAACCATATCGGTGGCCACATTCTCCAATTCCTCGTATTTTTTGGATATCTCCTCGGCCGTCTTTATGAGTTTTTCTATGGCCTGCTGCATCTTCGATGTGTAATCGGCTATGGTTTTATCAAATACGCCCTTTGCATCCTCAAGCCCTTTCTGATAACCCTCTTTATAGCCTAACTCAAACCCTTCCTTCTTGGCCTGCTCCTTTATGAGTTGGGCCTGTTTTAAGGCCTCCTGCTTGGTGGTCTCTATGATAGCCTCAAGCTCCTTCTTTATGGCCTCCTTATCCAGCACAAAGTTGTTCTGGTTATCCTTTTGGGCTTGTTCATCCTGTTGCCTTTCTTCTTTTGTCTTATCCTCTTGTTTATCGTTGTTGTCCTTCTGCTCTTCTATCTCGCACTTATCGTTTTCAGAATCGAAATCCTCAAATACATACTCCTCTATTTGCAAAGGCATTTAGGCCAATACCTCCTCTCCACCGCCACCAATGGAGATAACGCCCTCTTCGTCTAACTTGCGAACCACATCCACGATGACCTTCTGCGCCCTCTCAACATCCTTAACCTTAACAGCGCCCAGGAACTCAAGCTCCTCTTTGAGTGTCTCTGCCGCCCTTGAAGACATATTCTTGAAGAATTTATCCTTAAGCTCATCGGATGCACCCTTAAGCGCCATAACAAGATCCTTCTTATCCACATGCTTAAGCAGCTCCTGGATATCCTGATCGCTGAGCTTAATAATATCCTCAAATACGAACATCATATCCCTGATCTGGCTTGCAAGATCCGGATTGTGTTCGGCTATAGCATCTATCAAGGCCTTGGACTCCACCCTGCCCATGCGGTTGATAATCTCTGAAACCTTCCTGACGCCGCCAAGCTCAATATTGGAACCACTAACATTCTCAAGCTTACTTTCCAGTATTTCAGAAACATGCTTAATAACCGTAGGCGATACATTCTCAAGCGATGCCATCCTCAAAGTCACATCGGCCTGAAGCTCCTTGGGCAGAAGGGATAACACCTCTGCCGCCGTTGATTGGTCTAAATGGGCCAGGATTATGGCTATCGTCTGGGGATGCTCATTCTGTATAAACTTAACAAGCTGCTTTGGGTCTATGTTCTCAAGGTAATCAAACCCATAACTCGACTCCATCATCTTTATAAGCTTATCTATGATGCGTTGAGCCTCCTCAGGCCCCAATGTCTTAACCAGGATCTCCTTTGCATACTCAAGGCCGCCCACACTCATAAACTCCTTGGCCTTGAGCATCTTGTAAAACTCATCAACCACCTGCCTCATTATCTTTGGATCAACCATCTTCATAAAGGCAATCTCTTTCGATATGGCCTCGATGTCCGATTTAGGCAGGTAAGAAAGCACCTTTGCAGATAGATTATCCCCCAATACAATGGTAAGGATAGCAGCCTTCTGATGCGGGGTTAAATCATCTATACTATTGATATCTGCAGCTGTTTTAGCCATAACGCACCCCTAACTATTACTGTTTGGGTTTTACATTTAGAAGGGTCTTTATCAGGTTTGCCACCTCCTCCGGATTCTCCTCTGCTGCCTCCCTTATCTTATCCTCCATCATGCTTGCCCTGATCTTCTCCTCATCAACAACCTCTTCCTCCTCAAGCTTCGAGGCTATCTCTTCCTCTATCTCCTTAATCGTCTTACCCTTAATCTCCTCCTCTTTTAGCTCCTCAGAGGCCTCAGCAGCCTCAGCTCCGCCCTCCTGTTGTTGTGCTGAGGCCTCCTCCTTTTTGGCCTCAACGGTCGATACGGTCATCACATTCTTAATAAACTTGCGCAGGAAGAGGAAGTAAAACAGGGCGAGCAATACGGCAATAATGATATACTTATAATAAGCGGCAACATTGATAACCATATTGCCACCGCCAATAGAAACACCACCCATATGTTTCTCTCCCGACAAAGCAAATTTCATACAAGTAACCGTAACCCTATCACCCCTGTTCTTATCGTATCCTATAGCGCTCATAACAGCCTGCTGTATGGCGCCTATAGTATCGGCAGGCAACGGCTTGAATTTATACGAAACAACCTTACCCTTCTTATTCTTCACAGGCTCGTATATCCCATCAACAACCACTGCAGCGGACACCCTCTTTATCTTAACCAGCGGCCCCTCGGTTATGGTTTCTGTTTTGCCCACATCGTAATTTGTAATGGTTTTTGATTTTGAATTCTTGGCCACACCGCCACTCTGTGGGGTCTTGTTGTCTATGTTAGAGATAACCCCAGGAACACCACCGCTAACAGGTGTGGTTGAGGTGGATTCCTCATTCTGCTCACTAACCACCACGCTATTGGGGTCATAGACAATCGACCTCTTCTTTATCTTGCTAAGATCCAGATCGACATCGACGCTAACAACAAACTTATCCTTACCCAAAATGGGGGCCAGCATGCTCTTTATCCTGTTTTTATACTGCTCCTCTATAAACTGCTTGTATTTAAGCTCATTGGCCGTCAACAACTGCTCATCGGTGGCATTAATAGAAAGCAGATTACCGTCGCTATCGACAATCGTAACATCTTTGTATGACAATCCCGGCACAGAGGAAGCAACCAACTTCTGAATAGCAACAATCTGCTGCTTTGTAAGCGGCCTGTAAAGATCTAAAACGATGCTTGCCGTTGGCGGCTGTTGCCTTTCTGTAAATATGGTGGGTTTCGGTATGGCTATATTGACCTTTGCGGATTTAACCTCGTTTATATTCTCGATGGTTCTTGTTAGCTCGCCCTCCAACGCCCTTATGTAATTTATGTTTTCAACAAAGTTGGTGGTCCCAAAATTCTGCTTATCAAATATCTCAAAACCCACAACACCGTGCTTTGGCAATCCCGCAGCCACAAGATCCAATCTCAGACTGTATACCATATCCTTCGGCACCTCTATAGCCGTGCCACCGTTAACAAGTTTATATTTCACACCGTGCTGGTTAAGGTATGTGACTATATCGGAGGCATCCTTTGCATTGAGATTTGTAAAAAGTGGGGCGTATGCAACCTTAGAGGATGCAACAAGTATAAAGATAATACCGGCAAGCAAAACGCCAACAGAGCTGAAGAGCACTATCCTCTGCTGGCGGTTCATTGCAGAGTAAAACTTCTTAACCTGCTCAATAA
It encodes:
- a CDS encoding ABC transporter substrate-binding protein, with the protein product MKRLFTLIVVLVVLIGSASFAKQIKIGALVSITGPTSFLGQPEKNTLEMLVEQINKNGGINGNKIKLIVYDTKGEPAKTVVLARKLIYSDRVSAIIGPTRSGSTLAIIPLVERVRIPLISMASSYKITTPTKRWVFKTAPSDSLAVERLYSYLRDKNISKIAILTAETGFGESGREELKKLASKYNIEILADETFAATDTNMTPQLIKIKNIKGVEAIVCWGTNPGPASVAKNAKELGIKIPLFMSHGVASKRFIQLAGDAAEGIILPVGKLLVAEQLPKTDPQRDVLLSYKAMYEKKFGPVSTFGGHAYDAIMMLKEALKKAHTRSQIRDELEKIRHFVGITGVFSYSKDNHAGLNPSDFCIVRIENGNWKLIAY
- a CDS encoding MotE family protein, which translates into the protein MLRSLLAGFLIISILLFSSASYGKDTQQLSSIVEKINELKSLQQLIDKKIAKLEKLKAQLDKQEKEIEQKKKEIEQYAKNTKKEADEYAKKKKKEADDYFANIKKQVEDYLSKKQKELEGLQKQIADEKIKKLAQIYSAAKPQAAAEELSQMNEDVAAQILVFMRPRQAGAIISKMQPKKAATIFQKYLLKKDSLKVNKQ
- a CDS encoding flagellar FliJ family protein, with the protein product MFAFKFEKLLKIKSRLLDEKRVQIALIEKEINSKKEKLSRLLLENEGRKKRLFEVLEADEIDRNMVMFLNENIEKTLNAIDLTRQQIEALEKMKQEYVKEAENLLKEKKKLEKLKEKAREEYRVSSLREEVKFLDEVANVKVAVSRISNN
- the fliI gene encoding flagellar protein export ATPase FliI, producing MSNILKLKKAIDSSNLIVTYGRIKKVAGITIKSTGPKNVKIGDVCKIETDEGWIDSEVVGFDEDGVVLMPLGVLDGIKSHSLVKSEGRGLSVPVSDGLLGRVVNALGRPIDSKGPIRVDEYYPVYPKPVPPLERKIIDQPLSVGVKAIDGLLSLGKGQRVGIFAGSGVGKSTLLGMIARNSSADVNVIALIGERGREVREFIERDLKEEGLKKSVVVVATSDEAPLLRREGAFVATSIAEFFKDKGADVMLMMDSVTRFAMAQREIGLAVGEPPTTKGYTPSVFTLLPRLMERAGNFNTGSITAIYTVLVDGDDLMEPIADASRSILDGHIVLSRKIAERGRYPAIDVLKSISRLMNSIASQQHKELALRIRRVLSVYADAEDLINIGAYVKGSNKDIDEAIKYIDRIEGFLAQGVDESYSFEDTLNLMRRIFD
- a CDS encoding FliH/SctL family protein, with product MPLQIEEYVFEDFDSENDKCEIEEQKDNNDKQEDKTKEERQQDEQAQKDNQNNFVLDKEAIKKELEAIIETTKQEALKQAQLIKEQAKKEGFELGYKEGYQKGLEDAKGVFDKTIADYTSKMQQAIEKLIKTAEEISKKYEELENVATDMVLNIAKKVIAKELDSDRDVIKNMVREALGLAETKKLKVKLNPEDAQFVKGVNLDESKTVEVVEDDSLPKGSLIIEEENGNVIDASVDTKLKQIKNSMVNE
- the fliG gene encoding flagellar motor switch protein FliG; the protein is MAKTAADINSIDDLTPHQKAAILTIVLGDNLSAKVLSYLPKSDIEAISKEIAFMKMVDPKIMRQVVDEFYKMLKAKEFMSVGGLEYAKEILVKTLGPEEAQRIIDKLIKMMESSYGFDYLENIDPKQLVKFIQNEHPQTIAIILAHLDQSTAAEVLSLLPKELQADVTLRMASLENVSPTVIKHVSEILESKLENVSGSNIELGGVRKVSEIINRMGRVESKALIDAIAEHNPDLASQIRDMMFVFEDIIKLSDQDIQELLKHVDKKDLVMALKGASDELKDKFFKNMSSRAAETLKEELEFLGAVKVKDVERAQKVIVDVVRKLDEEGVISIGGGGEEVLA
- the fliF gene encoding flagellar basal-body MS-ring/collar protein FliF — encoded protein: MDFKLFIEQVKKFYSAMNRQQRIVLFSSVGVLLAGIIFILVASSKVAYAPLFTNLNAKDASDIVTYLNQHGVKYKLVNGGTAIEVPKDMVYSLRLDLVAAGLPKHGVVGFEIFDKQNFGTTNFVENINYIRALEGELTRTIENINEVKSAKVNIAIPKPTIFTERQQPPTASIVLDLYRPLTKQQIVAIQKLVASSVPGLSYKDVTIVDSDGNLLSINATDEQLLTANELKYKQFIEEQYKNRIKSMLAPILGKDKFVVSVDVDLDLSKIKKRSIVYDPNSVVVSEQNEESTSTTPVSGGVPGVISNIDNKTPQSGGVAKNSKSKTITNYDVGKTETITEGPLVKIKRVSAAVVVDGIYEPVKNKKGKVVSYKFKPLPADTIGAIQQAVMSAIGYDKNRGDRVTVTCMKFALSGEKHMGGVSIGGGNMVINVAAYYKYIIIAVLLALFYFLFLRKFIKNVMTVSTVEAKKEEASAQQQEGGAEAAEASEELKEEEIKGKTIKEIEEEIASKLEEEEVVDEEKIRASMMEDKIREAAEENPEEVANLIKTLLNVKPKQ